One part of the Vicia villosa cultivar HV-30 ecotype Madison, WI linkage group LG6, Vvil1.0, whole genome shotgun sequence genome encodes these proteins:
- the LOC131608879 gene encoding histone H3.2 gives MARTKQTARKSTGGKAPRKQLATKAARKSAPATGGVKKPHRFRPGTVALREIRKYQKSTELLIRKLPFQRLVREIAQDFKTDLRFQSSAVSALQEAAEAYLVGLFEDTNLCAIHAKRVTIMPKDIQLARRIRGERA, from the coding sequence ATGGCACGTACCAAACAAACGGCTCGCAAATCTACCGGAGGCAAGGCTCCAAGGAAGCAACTCGCCACAAAAGCCGCCCGGAAATCTGCTCCGGCGACCGGAGGAGTGAAGAAGCCTCACAGATTCCGTCCAGGAACAGTCGCTCTAAGAGAAATCAGGAAGTATCAGAAGAGCACAGAGCTTCTCATCAGGAAGCTTCCATTCCAAAGACTGGTTAGAGAAATCGCTCAAGATTTCAAAACAGATCTCAGATTCCAAAGCAGTGCCGTATCAGCACTTCAAGAAGCCGCTGAAGCATATCTAGTTGGTTTGTTTGAAGATACAAACCTTTGTGCGATTCATGCTAAGAGAGTTACTATTATGCCTAAGGATATTCAACTTGCTCGCAGAATCAGAGGAGAGAGGGCTTAG